The following proteins are co-located in the Gordonia polyisoprenivorans genome:
- a CDS encoding MmcQ/YjbR family DNA-binding protein, with translation MPHPIMFDDADPFLIRVREVALTLPDATEVVAHGRPTFRCGKMFGNYGGGEKGGIRHDRSVLFLADPVERAALVEDPRFFVPAYFGPAGWLGILLDDATDWIEVAELLDASYRQIAPKRSLAKLDAREAGTTLARRHPLPPDSSR, from the coding sequence GTGCCACATCCGATCATGTTCGACGACGCCGACCCCTTCCTCATCCGCGTACGCGAAGTGGCTCTGACACTCCCCGACGCCACCGAGGTGGTCGCGCACGGCCGACCAACATTCCGGTGCGGCAAGATGTTCGGCAACTACGGCGGCGGCGAGAAAGGCGGAATCCGCCACGACCGTTCGGTGTTGTTCCTCGCCGACCCGGTCGAGCGTGCCGCACTCGTCGAGGATCCGAGGTTTTTCGTCCCCGCGTATTTCGGACCCGCAGGCTGGCTCGGAATCCTGCTCGACGACGCCACCGACTGGATCGAGGTCGCCGAGTTACTCGACGCGAGCTACCGCCAGATCGCCCCGAAGCGGTCACTCGCGAAACTCGATGCCCGAGAGGCCGGCACCACGCTCGCTCGGCGCCATCCCTTGCCGCCGGACTCGTCCCGCTGA
- a CDS encoding HNH endonuclease signature motif containing protein: MVVDTALPDVSGLSTTQKIALAHTLMDELATDDLTGLSNDDLVAVAQSTEQLITRVTVQGDRQIVEFSDRHLAREYGYGSIIDAMIGLLRVSEPWRRWKQLKATATFHTVTGEVAAPKYPALAEAMASGAAGPSHAAVVIDVLDRIPATVPFDEKMSADATMAGFARTHTPSDLRILGARVLAHLDPDGELTDDTDRQRHRQIRIGRQNAQKMSGLSGQMTPTLTAHLEAVLAAWAAPGMNNPADPESPTGSREDADPDQVAAAAARDHRDQVQRNHDALEAVLRAGLDVGLGPQSHRGLPPHLIIKASLSELIAQTGMGVTATGTLLPIRDVIALAAHSQPWLAVFDDHTSLPLYLGRARLASQGQRIALFAKDGGEYCSFPGCTQPAAHVEIHHATKDHAKGGLTNIGDLAPACGKHNRMVGDKPGQFTTGIYRDGPWAGRCWWRKNTPVGAAEPNPKRTNALPDVGATYTAALARVRAELHPPPDPPPSAAAAADTDLAASDDRDSMLPTNRIRRSQVPIGHGYYDLVEILHPDPTSDSPVENRLAQLLGDHGL, from the coding sequence ATGGTGGTCGATACCGCGTTACCGGATGTGTCTGGGTTGTCGACCACCCAGAAAATCGCCCTCGCCCACACGCTGATGGACGAGTTGGCCACCGATGATCTGACCGGCCTGTCCAACGATGACCTGGTCGCGGTCGCTCAATCCACCGAACAGTTGATCACCCGCGTCACCGTCCAGGGCGATCGGCAGATCGTCGAATTCTCCGACCGCCATCTCGCCCGCGAATACGGATACGGGTCGATCATCGACGCCATGATCGGCTTGTTGCGTGTGTCGGAACCGTGGCGGCGGTGGAAACAACTCAAAGCGACCGCCACCTTCCACACCGTCACCGGCGAGGTTGCTGCGCCGAAATATCCGGCGTTGGCCGAAGCGATGGCCTCCGGTGCGGCCGGCCCCTCCCACGCCGCAGTCGTCATCGACGTGTTGGACCGCATACCGGCGACAGTGCCGTTCGACGAAAAAATGTCGGCCGATGCCACGATGGCCGGGTTCGCCCGCACCCACACCCCGTCTGATCTGCGGATCTTGGGGGCACGGGTGTTGGCGCACCTCGACCCCGACGGTGAGTTGACCGACGACACCGATCGGCAACGGCACCGCCAGATCCGCATCGGCCGGCAGAACGCCCAAAAAATGAGTGGCCTGTCGGGACAAATGACCCCCACTCTGACCGCGCACCTCGAAGCAGTACTCGCCGCGTGGGCGGCGCCTGGAATGAACAATCCCGCCGATCCGGAGTCCCCGACCGGGAGTCGCGAAGACGCCGACCCCGACCAGGTGGCGGCTGCCGCAGCCCGCGATCACCGGGATCAGGTGCAACGCAACCATGATGCGTTGGAAGCAGTCCTACGCGCCGGACTCGATGTCGGACTCGGCCCGCAATCGCATCGCGGGCTACCACCGCATCTGATCATCAAAGCGTCTCTGTCGGAGTTGATTGCGCAGACCGGGATGGGCGTCACGGCGACCGGCACCCTCCTCCCAATCCGGGATGTGATCGCGTTGGCTGCCCACAGTCAGCCGTGGTTGGCGGTGTTCGACGACCACACCAGTCTGCCGCTGTATTTGGGTCGGGCGCGGTTGGCGAGTCAAGGGCAGCGGATCGCCCTGTTCGCCAAAGACGGCGGTGAGTACTGCTCGTTTCCCGGATGTACCCAACCTGCCGCGCACGTCGAGATTCATCACGCCACCAAAGATCATGCGAAAGGTGGGCTCACCAACATCGGTGACCTCGCCCCCGCCTGCGGCAAACACAACCGGATGGTCGGCGACAAACCCGGACAATTCACGACCGGCATCTATCGGGACGGGCCGTGGGCCGGACGATGCTGGTGGCGCAAAAACACGCCCGTCGGGGCAGCCGAACCGAACCCGAAACGCACCAACGCACTACCGGATGTCGGGGCCACCTACACCGCGGCGCTGGCTCGCGTCCGGGCGGAGTTGCATCCACCACCCGACCCACCACCAAGTGCGGCCGCTGCTGCCGATACCGATCTCGCCGCAAGCGACGACCGGGACTCGATGCTGCCCACCAACCGAATCCGGCGCAGCCAGGTCCCGATCGGACACGGATATTACGACCTCGTCGAAATCCTCCACCCTGACCCCACGTCAGACTCGCCGGTCGAGAACCGACTCGCCCAACTCCTCGGCGACCACGGACTCTAG
- a CDS encoding MFS transporter encodes MATSSTPREKLTADQRNSFAAAYLGWAMDAFDYFLVVLIYAEIAKDFGVPLTRMALITTMTLVMRPVGAFIFGLWADRKGRRIPLMTNVAFYSVVGFLCAFAPGFWVLMVLRMLYGIGMGGEWGLGAALAMEKIPASRRGFFSGFLQSGYSMGYLCAALAFLVLNTWLGLNWRWMFALSIIPALISLLIRARVEESEAWKATRDRVRQTQTTAREIWSNPVIWRRFVFLVLLMTAFNWMSHGTQDVYPTFLKAHNDSGAGLAASTATWIAVIYNVGAIIGGLIAGALSERYGRKTLIIACAVLALPIVPLFAYSSTAGYLALGAFLMQMMVQGAWGVIPAHLTELSPDEIRGFYPGVTYQLGNCLAAFNLPIQEAVAGSHGYPFALTVTIVPVLIAVIVLTAFGRERKGVQFGSEQASVEEVA; translated from the coding sequence ATGGCAACCTCATCGACCCCGCGGGAGAAACTCACCGCCGATCAGCGCAATTCCTTCGCCGCAGCCTATCTCGGCTGGGCAATGGACGCATTCGACTACTTTCTGGTCGTCCTGATCTACGCCGAGATCGCCAAGGATTTCGGGGTTCCGCTGACCCGGATGGCGCTGATCACCACCATGACCCTGGTGATGCGACCGGTGGGCGCGTTCATCTTCGGGTTGTGGGCCGACCGCAAGGGCCGGCGCATCCCACTGATGACCAACGTCGCCTTCTACAGCGTGGTCGGCTTCCTCTGCGCCTTCGCGCCCGGCTTCTGGGTGTTGATGGTGCTGCGCATGCTCTACGGCATCGGCATGGGCGGCGAATGGGGCCTCGGAGCCGCACTGGCCATGGAGAAGATCCCGGCCTCCCGCCGAGGCTTCTTCTCCGGCTTTCTACAGAGCGGCTATTCGATGGGCTATCTCTGCGCCGCACTGGCATTCCTGGTTCTCAACACGTGGCTCGGCCTGAACTGGCGGTGGATGTTCGCGCTGTCGATCATCCCGGCTTTGATCAGCCTGCTCATCCGGGCGCGCGTGGAAGAGTCCGAGGCGTGGAAGGCCACACGTGACCGGGTGCGTCAGACCCAGACCACCGCGCGCGAGATCTGGTCGAACCCCGTCATCTGGCGACGCTTTGTCTTCCTGGTCCTGCTGATGACGGCGTTCAACTGGATGAGTCACGGCACCCAGGATGTCTATCCGACGTTCCTCAAGGCCCACAACGATTCCGGAGCCGGTCTGGCCGCGAGTACCGCAACCTGGATCGCGGTGATCTACAACGTCGGGGCCATCATCGGCGGCCTGATCGCCGGGGCACTGTCGGAACGGTACGGCCGCAAAACACTGATCATCGCGTGCGCGGTCCTCGCGCTACCGATCGTGCCGCTGTTCGCCTACTCCTCGACGGCCGGCTACCTTGCACTCGGCGCCTTCCTCATGCAGATGATGGTGCAGGGCGCATGGGGTGTTATCCCGGCACACCTCACCGAACTGTCCCCCGACGAGATCCGTGGGTTCTACCCAGGCGTCACCTACCAACTCGGAAACTGCCTGGCCGCCTTCAATCTTCCGATCCAGGAGGCGGTGGCCGGCAGTCACGGCTATCCGTTCGCGCTGACCGTGACGATCGTCCCGGTCCTGATCGCGGTCATCGTGCTGACCGCGTTCGGTCGGGAACGCAAGGGCGTGCAGTTCGGCAGTGAGCAGGCCAGCGTCGAAGAAGTCGCCTGA
- the mnmA gene encoding tRNA 2-thiouridine(34) synthase MnmA yields MRVLAAMSGGVDSAVAAARAVDAGHDVVGVHLALSTAPGALRTGSRGCCSREDADDARRAADVLGIPFYVWDFADRFKDDVIDEFVAAYAAGQTPNPCLTCNEKIKFAALADKAMALGFDALATGHYARLSGGQLRRAVDPDKDQSYVLAVLTKDQLDRAMFPVGDTPKPAIRAEAEQRGLSVATKPDSHDICFIPTGDTRAFLGARIGVRPGAVVDAGTGERLADHDGVHGFTIGQRKGLGIEAPAADGRPRYVTDIDPETGTVTVGSEEHLQVYSIRTRNAVWSSGEAPDGPVEVTVQVRAHGGLAPAVATPVDGPDGPFIEIALGEPLTGVARGQAAVLYLPDPDNGDLVLGSGRIASTSSRTGSAARPVSASLAE; encoded by the coding sequence ATGCGGGTCCTGGCAGCCATGAGCGGAGGTGTCGACTCGGCGGTCGCCGCCGCCCGCGCCGTCGACGCCGGTCATGACGTCGTCGGCGTGCATCTGGCGTTGTCGACCGCTCCGGGTGCCCTGCGCACCGGCTCGCGGGGATGTTGCTCGCGCGAGGACGCCGACGATGCCCGCCGCGCCGCCGACGTCCTGGGTATCCCGTTCTACGTGTGGGACTTCGCCGATCGCTTCAAGGACGACGTCATCGACGAGTTCGTCGCCGCCTACGCCGCCGGTCAGACCCCGAATCCGTGTCTGACCTGCAACGAGAAGATCAAGTTCGCGGCTCTGGCCGACAAGGCGATGGCCCTGGGTTTCGATGCGTTGGCCACCGGCCACTACGCGCGCCTGTCCGGAGGACAGCTGCGTCGGGCCGTCGATCCGGACAAGGACCAGTCCTACGTCCTGGCCGTGCTCACCAAGGACCAGCTCGACCGCGCGATGTTCCCGGTCGGCGACACGCCCAAACCCGCGATCCGTGCCGAGGCCGAGCAACGGGGATTGTCGGTGGCCACCAAGCCGGATTCGCATGACATCTGCTTCATCCCCACCGGCGACACCCGCGCATTTCTCGGCGCACGCATCGGCGTGCGGCCGGGTGCGGTCGTCGACGCCGGGACCGGCGAGCGGTTGGCCGATCACGACGGGGTGCACGGCTTCACGATCGGCCAACGCAAGGGCCTCGGCATCGAGGCGCCCGCAGCCGACGGTCGTCCGCGCTATGTCACCGACATCGATCCCGAGACCGGGACCGTCACCGTGGGCTCCGAGGAGCATCTGCAGGTGTATTCGATCCGTACCCGCAACGCGGTGTGGAGCTCCGGAGAGGCGCCCGATGGGCCCGTCGAGGTGACCGTTCAGGTTCGCGCGCACGGCGGCCTGGCGCCCGCGGTGGCCACCCCGGTCGACGGCCCCGACGGCCCGTTCATCGAGATCGCGCTGGGCGAGCCGTTGACCGGTGTCGCGCGTGGGCAGGCCGCGGTGCTGTATCTCCCCGATCCCGACAACGGTGATCTCGTACTCGGTTCGGGCCGAATCGCTTCCACGTCGTCGCGCACGGGATCTGCGGCCCGGCCGGTGTCGGCGTCGCTCGCCGAGTAG
- the ligA gene encoding NAD-dependent DNA ligase LigA, producing MAEADQVANDGPSADVREQWSALAEEIREHQFRYYVKDAPIISDGEFDRLLRRLQELEEAHPELATADSPTKLVGGGFSTAFTPVDHLERMLSLDNVFDADEMRAWVARVADEVGSGTEYLCELKIDGVALALVYRDGVLDHATTRGDGRTGEDVTLNARTITDVPQRLTASDEFPIPHVLEVRGEVFFRVEDFETLNASLVADGKPPFANPRNSAAGSLRQKNPQITAKRRLRMICHGIGHTEGWRPASLHDAYLALGAWGLPVSSHTTKLVGAEAILDKIAYWGEHRHDVEHEIDGIVVKVDDVTLQRRLGATSRAPRWAIAYKYPPEEVTTELLGIEVNVGRTGRVTPFAVLAPVLVAGSTVARATLHNGSEVKRKGVLIGDTVTVRKAGDVIPEVLGPVVDLRDGSEYAFEMPDTCPECGSVLRPEKDSDADIRCPNARSCPAQLRERLFHLAGRSSFDIEALGYEAAGALLGAGVITDEGDLFSLTADDLAKTALFTTKKGTLSANGTRLLANLDKAKQVPLWRVLVGLSIRHVGPPTARALATEFGSLQAIEDADPERLAAVEGVGPTLAQSIHDWFTVDWHRDIVEKWRAAGVSMEDERDESIERTLEGKTIVVTGSLQDFSRDGAKEAILVRGGKASGSVSKKTDFVVVGDSPGSKADKAEQLGVPILDEDGFKHLLETGEPAPN from the coding sequence GTGGCAGAAGCAGATCAGGTGGCAAACGACGGTCCGTCTGCCGACGTGCGAGAACAGTGGTCGGCGTTGGCCGAGGAGATCCGTGAACATCAGTTCCGGTACTACGTCAAGGACGCACCGATCATCTCCGACGGAGAGTTCGACCGGCTGTTGCGGCGTCTGCAGGAACTCGAGGAGGCGCATCCGGAGCTGGCCACCGCCGACTCGCCGACCAAGCTCGTCGGTGGCGGATTCTCCACCGCGTTCACGCCCGTCGACCATCTCGAACGAATGTTGTCGCTGGACAACGTTTTCGACGCCGACGAGATGCGGGCGTGGGTCGCGCGGGTGGCCGACGAGGTGGGCTCGGGAACCGAGTATCTGTGTGAGCTCAAGATCGACGGCGTCGCGCTGGCACTGGTGTACCGCGATGGCGTGCTCGATCACGCGACCACCCGCGGTGACGGTCGAACCGGTGAAGACGTCACCCTCAACGCGCGCACCATCACCGACGTGCCGCAACGTCTGACGGCGTCCGACGAGTTCCCGATACCGCACGTCCTCGAAGTGCGCGGTGAGGTCTTCTTCCGGGTTGAGGACTTCGAAACACTCAACGCCTCACTGGTCGCCGACGGCAAGCCGCCGTTCGCCAATCCGCGCAATTCCGCGGCGGGTTCGCTGCGACAGAAGAATCCCCAGATCACCGCGAAACGTCGGCTGCGGATGATCTGCCACGGCATCGGCCACACCGAGGGGTGGCGCCCGGCGTCACTGCACGACGCCTACCTCGCGCTCGGTGCGTGGGGGCTACCGGTGTCCTCGCACACCACCAAACTCGTTGGTGCTGAGGCGATTCTCGACAAGATCGCCTATTGGGGCGAACACCGCCACGACGTCGAGCACGAGATCGACGGCATCGTCGTCAAGGTCGACGACGTCACCCTGCAACGCCGGCTGGGGGCGACCTCTCGCGCGCCCCGCTGGGCCATCGCCTACAAGTACCCGCCCGAGGAGGTCACCACCGAACTCCTCGGAATCGAGGTGAACGTCGGACGCACCGGCCGGGTCACCCCGTTCGCGGTGCTCGCGCCGGTGCTCGTCGCCGGATCGACCGTGGCACGGGCGACCCTGCACAACGGGTCGGAGGTCAAGCGCAAGGGTGTACTCATCGGCGACACGGTGACCGTTCGCAAGGCCGGTGACGTGATCCCCGAGGTCCTCGGTCCCGTCGTCGACCTGCGTGACGGCAGCGAGTACGCCTTCGAGATGCCCGACACCTGCCCCGAGTGTGGTTCGGTGCTGCGTCCGGAAAAGGACAGCGATGCCGACATCCGTTGTCCCAACGCGCGGTCGTGCCCGGCGCAACTCCGTGAGCGGCTGTTTCACCTCGCCGGACGCAGTTCCTTCGACATCGAGGCGCTCGGGTACGAAGCGGCCGGAGCGCTGCTCGGTGCCGGTGTGATCACCGACGAGGGAGACCTGTTCTCGCTCACCGCAGACGATCTCGCCAAGACCGCGTTGTTCACCACCAAGAAGGGCACGTTGTCGGCGAACGGAACGCGTCTGCTCGCCAATCTCGACAAGGCGAAGCAGGTGCCCCTGTGGCGGGTGCTCGTCGGCCTGTCGATCCGCCACGTCGGCCCGCCCACCGCTCGTGCGCTGGCGACCGAATTCGGCTCGTTGCAGGCGATCGAGGACGCCGACCCGGAACGCCTGGCCGCCGTCGAGGGGGTCGGCCCCACCCTCGCGCAGAGCATTCACGACTGGTTCACCGTCGACTGGCATCGCGACATCGTCGAGAAGTGGCGCGCCGCAGGGGTTTCCATGGAAGACGAGCGTGACGAGTCGATCGAGCGCACATTGGAGGGCAAGACGATCGTCGTCACCGGGTCATTGCAGGATTTCTCGCGCGACGGCGCCAAGGAAGCGATCCTCGTTCGCGGCGGTAAGGCGTCCGGGTCGGTGTCGAAGAAGACCGACTTCGTGGTGGTGGGGGATTCGCCCGGTTCCAAAGCCGACAAGGCCGAGCAACTCGGGGTACCCATCCTCGACGAGGACGGCTTCAAGCACCTTCTGGAGACAGGCGAGCCGGCGCCGAATTGA
- a CDS encoding vitamin-B12 independent methionine synthase produces MTDLPTGVGTGVGSMPGTDPREAAAIINGELDFAHLAELPARGIGADMIGRMAAVLVDLPIDSATWGYRLGARGSSVARRARGFLAADLDAIEEIWDAAGFIGTGRPVKVAVAGPFTLAASIELVNGHKAIRDRGALRDLIDSGAEGLAGLVGEVRRRLGASVIVQLDEPMVGTVIDGRVPPLTRLDVIPPIPVADVAEDLRAVREHLDVPMIVHNCGAPRWDLVHALPGVAYGIDVTGIGPADTAALDGIGGLIDRGDVLVAGVLPGDHADPAIHAETVATTLAELVDRIGLARKVLSDNVIVTPTCGLAGSSPDWARTALSICARAGELLSADPEAL; encoded by the coding sequence ATGACCGATCTGCCCACCGGGGTGGGAACGGGTGTCGGTTCGATGCCGGGCACCGACCCGCGCGAGGCTGCGGCGATCATCAACGGCGAACTCGACTTCGCCCATCTCGCCGAGTTGCCGGCTCGCGGAATCGGTGCGGACATGATCGGGCGGATGGCCGCGGTGCTCGTCGACCTCCCGATCGACTCGGCCACCTGGGGTTACCGGCTCGGCGCCCGTGGCTCCTCGGTGGCGCGACGTGCGCGGGGGTTCCTCGCCGCGGATCTCGACGCGATCGAGGAGATCTGGGATGCTGCCGGTTTCATCGGTACCGGACGGCCGGTGAAGGTCGCGGTCGCCGGGCCGTTCACGTTGGCCGCGTCCATCGAACTCGTCAACGGGCACAAGGCCATCCGCGATCGGGGCGCGCTGCGTGATCTCATCGACTCCGGTGCTGAGGGACTGGCCGGGCTGGTCGGCGAGGTCCGCCGCCGGCTGGGTGCCTCGGTGATCGTGCAACTCGACGAGCCGATGGTGGGGACGGTGATCGACGGTCGGGTGCCGCCGCTGACCCGGCTCGACGTGATCCCGCCGATTCCGGTCGCCGACGTCGCCGAGGACTTGCGCGCGGTGCGCGAGCACCTCGACGTGCCGATGATCGTGCACAACTGCGGCGCGCCGAGATGGGATCTCGTGCACGCACTCCCGGGTGTGGCGTACGGTATCGACGTCACGGGCATCGGACCTGCGGACACCGCGGCACTCGACGGGATCGGCGGCCTGATCGACCGCGGCGATGTGCTCGTCGCCGGGGTCCTGCCGGGCGACCACGCAGACCCCGCCATCCATGCCGAGACGGTTGCGACCACCCTCGCCGAGCTGGTCGACCGCATCGGTCTCGCGCGAAAAGTGCTGTCGGACAACGTGATCGTGACCCCCACATGCGGTCTGGCCGGATCGTCCCCGGACTGGGCGCGCACCGCGCTGAGTATCTGCGCCCGCGCCGGGGAGTTGCTGTCCGCCGATCCCGAAGCGCTGTGA
- a CDS encoding cysteine desulfurase family protein: protein MPTRAPVYLDHAASTAMLPEAIEAMNAVYAQPGNASSLHGAGRWARRLLEEARETIAASLGARPSEVIFTSGGTEADNLAVKGIYWARRQADDRRRRVVISSIEHHAIVDSAQWLATQGAELVILPVDDAGFVSPAALRAELAAHADETALVSIMWANNEVGTIEPIADLVAIATEFGIPMHSDAVQAVGHIPVDFGASGLSALSVAAHKFGGPQGVGALLLGRDVACVPLAHGGGHERDVRSGTQPVAAAVGMATALRIATAELAESMVAVAALRDELFATILDIPGTSANGPRDERRLPGNVHVSFEGCEGDSLLMLLDANGVECSTGSACTAGVAQASHVLLAMGLDMAEARGSLRFSLAPSTTRSDIETVADVIGEVVERARVAGLVSAPGGRTQ, encoded by the coding sequence ATGCCCACCCGAGCCCCCGTCTACCTCGATCACGCCGCCTCGACCGCGATGCTCCCCGAGGCCATCGAGGCGATGAATGCCGTCTACGCCCAGCCCGGCAACGCCTCGTCGCTGCACGGGGCGGGCCGGTGGGCGCGGCGTCTGCTCGAGGAGGCCAGGGAGACGATCGCGGCCTCGCTCGGTGCGCGGCCGTCGGAGGTGATCTTCACCAGCGGGGGTACCGAGGCCGACAACCTCGCGGTCAAGGGGATCTACTGGGCACGACGCCAGGCCGACGACCGACGCCGTCGGGTCGTGATCTCGTCCATCGAGCACCACGCGATCGTCGACTCGGCGCAATGGCTGGCCACGCAGGGCGCCGAACTGGTCATCCTGCCGGTCGACGACGCGGGGTTTGTCTCGCCTGCCGCACTGCGCGCCGAACTCGCCGCGCACGCCGACGAGACCGCCCTGGTGTCGATCATGTGGGCCAACAACGAGGTCGGGACGATCGAACCGATCGCCGACCTGGTCGCGATCGCCACCGAGTTCGGCATTCCCATGCACTCCGACGCGGTGCAGGCCGTCGGCCACATCCCCGTCGACTTCGGGGCGAGTGGATTGTCGGCTCTGAGTGTGGCCGCCCACAAGTTCGGCGGTCCGCAGGGTGTCGGCGCACTGCTACTCGGCCGCGACGTGGCGTGTGTGCCGCTGGCCCACGGGGGAGGCCACGAGCGCGATGTCCGCTCGGGGACCCAGCCGGTCGCGGCGGCCGTCGGTATGGCGACCGCTCTGCGGATCGCCACCGCCGAGCTGGCCGAATCGATGGTCGCGGTCGCCGCACTGCGCGACGAATTGTTCGCCACCATCCTCGACATTCCCGGCACGAGCGCCAACGGACCGCGCGACGAGCGTCGGCTGCCGGGCAACGTCCACGTGTCCTTCGAAGGGTGCGAAGGGGATTCGTTGCTGATGCTGCTCGACGCCAACGGCGTCGAGTGTTCGACCGGTTCGGCGTGTACGGCGGGCGTCGCGCAGGCCAGCCACGTCCTGTTGGCGATGGGTCTCGACATGGCCGAGGCCCGCGGCTCCCTGCGGTTCTCGTTGGCCCCGAGCACGACCCGGTCGGACATCGAGACCGTCGCCGACGTCATCGGCGAGGTGGTCGAGCGTGCCCGCGTCGCCGGACTGGTGTCGGCGCCCGGCGGAAGGACGCAGTGA